Within Cnuibacter physcomitrellae, the genomic segment TCGTGAACATCGGCGAGCTGCTCGAGATCGCGACCGACGGGTACCTCAAGGCCACCGTCCACCGCGTCCTCTCCCCCGCCGCCGGAGACGACCGCGTGTCCATCCCCTTCTTCTACAGCCCCGCGCTCGACACCACGATCCCCACGCTCGCGCTCCCGGCGGAGCTGGCCTCCGACGCCCGCGGAGTGACCCGCGACCCCGACAACCCGCTGTTCGCGACGTATGGTGAGAACGTGCTGAAAGGAAAGCTGCGCGCTCACCCCGACGTCGCGGAGCTCCATCACTCCGATCTGCTCGCGCGGCGGTGACGGAACCGGGAGCTGAACCACCGGCGAGCCCGCCGACGAGCTCGGAACCCGCGGCGAGGCGCAGTCACCTCGTCGACCTGACCCCGCTGAGGTCCAGTCCGGCGTTCGCCCGGCTGTGGATCGGCGAGGCCGTGGCGGGCATCGGCGGCCAGATGACGGTGGTCGCCGTCATGCTTCAGATCTACGACTTCACGGGCTCGACCACGGCGGTCTCGGGTGTGGCGCTGTTCGCCCTCGTGCCGATGGTCGTCTTCGGCCTGTACGGCGGCATGCTCGCGGATGCGTTCGACCGCCGCGCGGTCGCGCTCGTCTCCGCGATCGTGGCCTGGGGCTCCACCGCGACGATCGCGCTCCTGGCCTGGACGGGCCTCGAGAGCGTGTGGCTGCTCTACGTGCTCACCATGCTTAACACCGTCGCGAGCACGGTCATCACGACCACGCGATCCGCGATCTACCCGCGGCTGCTGCCCCGTGAGCTCCTGCCGGCGGCGGCCGCGATGCACGGGATCGCGATGGGTGCGATGGTGACGGTCGGACCGGCGCTCGCCGGCGTCCTCGTCGCCACCGTCGGCTTCGGGCCGACCTACACCGTCGACGTCGTGCTGTTCGTCACCGCGTTCCTCGGCATCGCGACGCTGCCGCGCATCCTCCCCGAGGGTGAGGTGCAGCGACCGGGCCTGGAGTCGCTCCGGTACGGGCTGGCGTTCCTCCGGCGGGCTCCCAACATCCGCGCAGGCTTCCTCGTCGACATCATCGCGATGACCTTCGGGCAGCCCCGTGTCCTCTTCCCTGCCGTCGGCGCGGTCGTCCTGGGCGGCGGGGCCGTCACGGCCGGGGTGCTGACGGCCTCGACGGCGGTCGGAGCCATGGTCTGCGGGCTCCTCTCGGGCCGTCTCGGCGCCGTGCGCTGGCAGGGGCGTGCGATCGCCCGAGCGGTGCAGGTCTACGGCCTCTGCATCGCCGGATTCGCCGTCGTGCTGCTCGTCGCGACCCTCCTCGGCGGCAACGCCGACGAGGACTTCGGCGGAGCGAGCATCGCGGCGATCGCGGTGGCCGCACTGTTCCTGGCCGGATCCGGCGCGGCGGACAACGTGAGCGCGGTGTTCCGCTCGACCATGCTGCAGACCGCGGTGCCCGACAACATGCGCGGACGCCTCCAGGGGGTCTTCACCGTGGTCGTGACCGGCGGCCCTCGCCTCGGAGACCTCTACGTCGGTGCCCTCGCCTTGGTGGCCGCGGCGTGGTTCCCGCCGCTCCTCGGCGGCATCGTCATCGTCGTGCTCGCCGGGGTCGTGCTCCGCGTGACGCGGTCGTTCCGCGAGTACGACGGACTCGATCCGAAGCCCTGACGATCGCGATCCACGGTCTCAGACGTCAGAGCCCGGCCGGCGGCTCCTCGTCGACGTCGAGCACGAGCGCCAGGCGCTGAGTGGGACGGGTCATGGCCACGTAGAGCGACGACGAGCCGCGGATCGACTCCGCACGGATGCCGGCCGGGGCGACCACGACGACGACGTCGAACTCGAGCCCCTTCGCCTCCGCGGCGCTGAGCACGGCGACGGGCCTGGCGAGCCCGGCCGCGCCCCTGCCGACCGAGTCGCCCAGTCGATCGGCGAGCGTCGCGCCGATCGCGTCGACCACGGCCTCGGGAGCGATGACCGCCGTCGTCCCCTCTCCGCGCACGGACAGGACGGTCTCCGCGACCGCCTCGGCGAGGGGCCCGTCGGCCCGGATCACCTCGACGGGCCACTCGGTCGTCCGCACCGACCGCGATCTCGTCACGGCGAGACCGGCCGCCTCGGCGACCCGCTCGGCCGCCTCGACGATCTGGGACGGCGTCCGGTAGTTGACCGTGAGCTCCTCCAGGCGCCACGACTCGCCGAACAGCGGGGCGAGCGTGGTCGCCCAGTCGGTGGTGGAGGCGGCAGCGCTGGCCTGGGCGACGTCGCCGACGATGGTGAAGGATCGCAGCGGTCCGCGGCGGAGCAGCACCCGCCACTGCATGGGCGACAGCTCCTGCGCCTCGTCGACGACGATGTGCCCGTAGGTCCAGGTGCGGTCGGATGCCGCGCGCTCCGCGGTGGTCCGTCGCGCCTCCGACTCGGCGAAGCCCTCGACCACGGACTCGGCCGACACCAGTCCCTCGACGCCCATGTTGGCGATCGCCGTCCGGGCGTTCTCCAGATCGCGGGACCTCTGTGCGCGGGCCTCCCGATCGCGGGTGGCCGCGAGCTCGTCGAACTCGCCCAGCAGCTCGGCCGCCTCGTCGAGGAGCGGCACGTCGGAGACCGTGAAGGCGCCGCCCCTCGGACGGTGGAGCAGTGCTCGCTTCGCCTTCGACCACGACCCGGTCAGCGACTCGAGCCACTGCGGACGTGCATAGAGGTCTTCGAGGAACCGCTCGGGGGTCAGCGGGAGCCACACGGTGTTGAGCGCAACACGGACGTCCTCCGCCGTGCGGATGTCCTCACGCAGGTAGGCCTGGTCGGAGTCGTCGATCGTCGTCCCGCGTCGGGTCAGCTGCTCCGTCAGCTGGCGGGCGAGCTGCGTCAGCATCGTCTTCACGAACGAGACCCGGGCCTGGTTGTACGGCTTGCCCGACTCGCGGGCGCGGGTGACCGCATCCTGGAGCGCAGCGGGCTGGATCGTCAGCCGCTCGCCGTTGACCTCGACGACCACCGGCTCCTTCGGCACGCGGATGCGCGAGCGCACGGCACGCCGGACGAGGTGCGCCATCTCGGCGGACCCCTTCAGCGCGGCGACCTCGGGGGCGTCGTCGTGCACGGCGTCGACCCCCGGATAGAGCTGGCCGAGGCTCGCGAGCACGACACCGGTCTCGCCGAGGCTGGGCAGCACCGCGTTGATGTATTGCAGGAACGCCCGGCTCGGCCCCACGATGAGGACACCGCTCGACCCCAGCCGCTCGCGGTGCGAGTAGAGCAGGTACGCGGCTCGGTGGAGCGCCACCGCGGTCTTCCCGGTGCCCGGTCCGCCCTGCACGACGAGCACGCCGTTGAGGTCGGAGCGGATGATCCTGTCCTGCTCGCCCTGGATCGTGGCCACGATGTCGTGCATGCGGCCCGTCCGCTGCGCGGACAGCGCGGCCAGCAGCGCGCCCTCGCCCTGGAGACGCGTCGACTCGTCGTCGAGGAGATCGGCGTCGAACACCTCGTCCTCGATGCGGACGACCTCGCGCCCGCGGGTGGTGAGGTGACGGCGGGATCGCGCGCCGAGCGGCTCGGCGGCGGTGGCCTGGTAGAACGCGCTGGACTGAGGGGCCCGCCAGTCCAGGAGCAGCGGCTCGAGGTTCTCGTCGCGGAGACCGATGCGGCCGACGTAGCGGTACCGCGGTCCGTCCGCCTCCGGGGTCAGCTCGAGGCGGCCGAAGGCGAGCCGCTCCCCCACCTCGCGGAGCTGGATGACCCTGTCCTCGTAGGCCCTGGCGAACGCATCCCGCTCGGAACGGCTCTGGTGGTTGCCGCCCACGTCCTCGCGACGGACGGCGGCCAGCTCCTGCTCAGTCTCCTCGCGCAGCGCATCGAGGCGACCGTAGAGGCCCGCGACGTAGTCGCGCTCCCGTTGGAGCTCGGTATCGGACACCCGCCACCTCCCGAATTCAGGCACACCATTCTATGTGCCTGACGGGAGGGGCGGGCGCCCGGAGGCTCAGGGGACGGAGATCAGGTCGATGACGAAGATCAGCGTCTTGCCCGAGAGGAAGTGACCGGAGCCCGCGGGGCCGTAGGCCAGCTCCGGCGGGATCGTCAGCTTGCGACGGCCGCCGACCTTCATGCCGGGGATGCCCTCCTGCCAGCCGGCGATGAGGCCGTTCAGCGGGAAGGTGATGGTCTGGCCGCGGCTCCAGGAGGAGTCGAACTCCTCGCCGTCGTCGTAGCCGACGCCGAGGTAGTGCACCTCCACGGTCCCGCCCGGGACGGCCTCGGCCCCGGTGCCCTCGATGATGTCCTCGATCACGAGCTCGGTGGGCGCGGGGCCCTCCGGCGCGTCGATCTCGGGCTTGGTGCTCTGCGAATCGCTCATGCTCCCATCCAACCCGGACCGGGTGGAACCGTCAAAGCGCGACCCCGCGCGCCGAGGCGAGCGCGATCCGGTCGGCGGTCACCGCGTCGAGCAGCGCGCGTTCGTCGGCGAGCGGCGCGAGGCCGCCCCGGCCGGTCACGATGCGCTGGCGGGTGAACGCGAGCCTGGTCGAGTCGCGGATGAACGACCTCATCGCGCGTCGGCCTCCCGGAAGGGTGGACGCCCAGCGGAGCGCGGCCCGCCGCCCGGCGCCGGTGGAGAGGAAGCGCACCTCGTCGGGCGCGTACCACCCGGCGGCGGCGTACTCGGCCAGCCGCGCCGCCGTGGCGCGTGTCTCCGCCTTGCGGAGCTGCACGACCAGCACGATGGCCACCGCGAACAGCGGCACCTGGACCAGGACGTAGAGCAGGAAGAACCCGCCGAGCCCCTCGACCAGGTAGGTGGACCCGTTCCAGAACGCGTGCAGGCCGACCGCGAGCAGCCACCCCGCGATCACGATGCCGATCCCGGCCGCGATGTTCCGCGACCTCGCCGCGAACCCGATAGCGACTCCGGTGCACGCGGTGAACATGACGTGGGCGAACGGGGCCATGATGCCGCGCAGCCCGAAGGTGATGCCGAGCGAGGCGATCCCCCCGTCGGCCAGCGCCGAGGCGAAGTAGAGGATGTTCTCCGTGAACGCGAACCCCGCCGCGATCGTCGCTCCGTAGACCAGCCCGTCGACGGGGCCGTCGAACTGCCGGCGGAACACCCAGAAGAGGAGCAGGACGCCGAGTCCCTTCGCGCCCTCCTCGACGACCGGCGCCTGGATCACGCTCGCCAGGACGTCGGTCGTCGCCGGACCGCCGGTCGCCAGCTCGACGAAGATCTGGACCCCCACGTCGACCACGAGGGCGGCGGCGACCGAGGCCGCCGCGCCCCAGAGGAAGGCGAACAGCAGGGCCGGCCGGGGCTCGGGCTCCCACCGGTCGATGAGCGTGATCGCGGTGATCACCACCGCCAGCGGGATGAGGGCGAGCACACCCGAGATCACGAACGCGACGGGCCCCAGGCCGAAGAACAGGTAGGCCGTCACGGCGAGGGCGAGGAAGCCGACGATCGTGAAGCCCAGCACGGTGAAGACGATGAGCGCCGTGCTCGGCGTCCGTCGGGCGGGAACGGGAGGCAGCGACGGCAGCGCGGGCGCTCCCCCGGGGATCGGCTCGGCAGCGGTGCGGGCGGGGTCGGTCATGTGCATTCCTCAGGTCTCGTCGACTCCCGAGCCTAGCGGGTGACGAGCCCGCGGAGGAGGGCGTCAGTACACCTTGCCCGGGTTCATCAGCCCGTCGGGATCGAACACCGCCTTGATCCCCCGCTGCAGCTCGACGCTCCGCTCGCCCAGCTCGTCGGCGAGCCAGCGCCGCTTCAGCACGCCCACGCCGTGCTCGCCCGTGAGCGTGCCGCCGAGGCGCATGCCGGCCTGGAACAGCAGGTCGGCCGCGGCCCAGACGTGGTCCGGCACGACGACCGACCCGGGGTCGGAGCCCGGCTCGACCGGGATGACGAAGTTCGGATGCAGGTTGCCGTCTCCCGCGTGGGCCACCACCGGGATCGTGAGACCGGTCTCGGCGCCGATGCGCGCGATCTCGTCGAACATCTCGGCGAGCCGGGAGCGCGGGACGCAGACGTCCTCGATGAGCACATGACCCAGGGTCTCCATCGCGGGATGCATCGACCGCCGGATGGCCAGCAGGCGCTCGCCCTCGACCGGATCGGTCGTCACGTCGACGCGACCCGCTCCGCCCTCGACCAGCAGCCGCGAGGCGATCTCGGCCTCCTCGGCCGACCCCGCACCGTCGGTCTGCACGAGCACGAACGCCTGTCCGCCCTCGCCGAGCGCGGTGCCGCGGTACGCGTCGATGGCGGCGACCGAGAGCGGGTCCATGAGCTCCATGACGGCGGGTCGGATGCCCGAGGCGGTGATCGCCGAGCACGCCGCCGCGGCGGCCGTCGTGCTCGGGAAGAACGCGCCGATCGTGGCGACCAGCCCCTGGGCGATCGGCCGAAGGCGCACGGTCGCCTCCACGATGATGCCCAGGGTGCCCTCAGAGCCGGTGAAGAGCGCGGTGAGGTCGTACCCCGTCACTCCCTTGACCGTCCGACGGCCGGTGCGCAGCAGCGTGCCGTCGGCGAGCACCACGGCGAGCCCCAGGACGGCCTCGCGGGTGACGCCGTACTTGGCGCAGAGCAGCCCGCCCGCATCCGTGGCGATGTTGCCGCCGATCGAGGAGATCGCCTTGCTCGCCGGGTCGGGCGAGAAGACGTATCCGCGCTCGGCCACGGCGTCGCTCAGCGCCTGGTTGATCACGCCGGGCTCGACGACCGCGATCTCGTCGTCGTAGTCGATCTCGAGGATGCGGTCCATGCGCTCGACGCTGATCGCGACGGTCCCCGGTCCCGCCGTCGCCGCTCCCGCGAGCCCCGTGCCCGCACCACGCGGCACGATGGGGACACCGTGCCGCGCGGCGATCCGGACGGCGCTCTGCACGTCCTCGATCGATCGCGCGAAGACGACGGCCTCGCAGCGCCCCGGGCTGAGCCAGCCCGACTTGTCGCCGCGCATCCGCTCGAGGTCGGCCGCCTCGGTGCTCACGCGGTCGCCGAGCGCGGCCACGAGGTCGTCCACGACACCGGACGACTCGCGCGTCCCCGCGGCGTCCGTCACGAGCGTCTGGTCCGTCATGCGTGCTCCTCCAGGTCGACGATCGGGATCGCCGCGGTGATCGCCTCGAGTCCGGAGAGACGGGCCGGCGAGACGAGCTTGGTGACGCGCTCGCGGCTCATGAGACCCGCCTCGACGACGAGGTCGACGATGCTGCGCCCGCTGCGGAGGGCGGACTTCGCGAGCGAGGACGCGGCGGCGTAGCCGATGTAGGGGGTCAGGGCGGTGACGACGCCGACGGAGGAGGCGACCATCGACTGGAGCCTGTCGACGTTGGCCGTGATGCCGTCGACGCAGTTCACGCGGAGCGTCCGGCAGGCGCCCGTCATCCACGCGAGGCTCTGGAGCAGCGAGTGGGCGATCACCGGCTCGAACGCGTTGAGCTGCAGCTGACCCGCCTCCGCCGCCATCGTCACGGTGGTGTCGGCTCCGGCGACCGAGAACGCGACCTGGTTCACCACCTCCGGGATGACCGGGTTCACCTTGCCCGGCATGATGCTCGATCCCGCCTGCCGCGGGGGCAGGTTGATCTCCCCGAGGCCCGCCTGCGGGCCGGAGGAGAGCAGACGGAGGTCGTTGCAGATCTTGCTCAGCTTGATCGCCGACCGCTTGAGCGCGCCGGACAGGCTCATGAACACGCCCGCGTCGCTCGTCGCCTCCACGAGGTCGACGGCGGTGACGTGCTGGAATCCGGTCAGGTCGCGGAGGTGCTGGCGCACCGTCGCGGCGTAGTTGGGGTCGGCGGTGATGCCCGTGCCGATCGCGGTGGCGCCGAGGTTGATCTCCCAGAGCAGCGGGAGGATGTCGCGGAGGCGCTGGGCGTCCTCCCCGAGCGTGGTGGAGAAGCCGTGGAACTCCTGGCCGAGCGTCATGGGCACGGCGTCCTGCAGCTGCGTGCGCCCGACCTTCAGGACGTCGGCGAACTCGACGCCCTTGGCGCTGAAGGCGTCGCGCAGCTTCGAGTGCTCCGCCAGCAGGCGCTCGATCGAGAAGCAGAGCGCCAGCTTCACCGCGGTGGGGTAGGTGTCGTTGGTGCTCTGGCTGCGGTTGACGTCGTCGAGGGGATGCAGCACGTCGTAGCTGCCCTTCGCGAAGCCGTGCTGCTCGAGCGCGACGTTCGCCACCACCTCGTTGGTATTCATGTTCGTCGAGGTGCCCGCGCCGCCCTGGATCACGCCGACGACGAACTGGTCGTGGTGCTCTCCCGCGCGGATGCGTTCGCAGGCCTCCTCGATCCACGCGGCCTTCTGGGGATCGAGGACGCCGA encodes:
- a CDS encoding MFS transporter, whose product is MTEPGAEPPASPPTSSEPAARRSHLVDLTPLRSSPAFARLWIGEAVAGIGGQMTVVAVMLQIYDFTGSTTAVSGVALFALVPMVVFGLYGGMLADAFDRRAVALVSAIVAWGSTATIALLAWTGLESVWLLYVLTMLNTVASTVITTTRSAIYPRLLPRELLPAAAAMHGIAMGAMVTVGPALAGVLVATVGFGPTYTVDVVLFVTAFLGIATLPRILPEGEVQRPGLESLRYGLAFLRRAPNIRAGFLVDIIAMTFGQPRVLFPAVGAVVLGGGAVTAGVLTASTAVGAMVCGLLSGRLGAVRWQGRAIARAVQVYGLCIAGFAVVLLVATLLGGNADEDFGGASIAAIAVAALFLAGSGAADNVSAVFRSTMLQTAVPDNMRGRLQGVFTVVVTGGPRLGDLYVGALALVAAAWFPPLLGGIVIVVLAGVVLRVTRSFREYDGLDPKP
- a CDS encoding HelD family protein, giving the protein MSDTELQRERDYVAGLYGRLDALREETEQELAAVRREDVGGNHQSRSERDAFARAYEDRVIQLREVGERLAFGRLELTPEADGPRYRYVGRIGLRDENLEPLLLDWRAPQSSAFYQATAAEPLGARSRRHLTTRGREVVRIEDEVFDADLLDDESTRLQGEGALLAALSAQRTGRMHDIVATIQGEQDRIIRSDLNGVLVVQGGPGTGKTAVALHRAAYLLYSHRERLGSSGVLIVGPSRAFLQYINAVLPSLGETGVVLASLGQLYPGVDAVHDDAPEVAALKGSAEMAHLVRRAVRSRIRVPKEPVVVEVNGERLTIQPAALQDAVTRARESGKPYNQARVSFVKTMLTQLARQLTEQLTRRGTTIDDSDQAYLREDIRTAEDVRVALNTVWLPLTPERFLEDLYARPQWLESLTGSWSKAKRALLHRPRGGAFTVSDVPLLDEAAELLGEFDELAATRDREARAQRSRDLENARTAIANMGVEGLVSAESVVEGFAESEARRTTAERAASDRTWTYGHIVVDEAQELSPMQWRVLLRRGPLRSFTIVGDVAQASAAASTTDWATTLAPLFGESWRLEELTVNYRTPSQIVEAAERVAEAAGLAVTRSRSVRTTEWPVEVIRADGPLAEAVAETVLSVRGEGTTAVIAPEAVVDAIGATLADRLGDSVGRGAAGLARPVAVLSAAEAKGLEFDVVVVVAPAGIRAESIRGSSSLYVAMTRPTQRLALVLDVDEEPPAGL
- a CDS encoding FKBP-type peptidyl-prolyl cis-trans isomerase; amino-acid sequence: MSDSQSTKPEIDAPEGPAPTELVIEDIIEGTGAEAVPGGTVEVHYLGVGYDDGEEFDSSWSRGQTITFPLNGLIAGWQEGIPGMKVGGRRKLTIPPELAYGPAGSGHFLSGKTLIFVIDLISVP
- a CDS encoding PrsW family intramembrane metalloprotease, with the translated sequence MTDPARTAAEPIPGGAPALPSLPPVPARRTPSTALIVFTVLGFTIVGFLALAVTAYLFFGLGPVAFVISGVLALIPLAVVITAITLIDRWEPEPRPALLFAFLWGAAASVAAALVVDVGVQIFVELATGGPATTDVLASVIQAPVVEEGAKGLGVLLLFWVFRRQFDGPVDGLVYGATIAAGFAFTENILYFASALADGGIASLGITFGLRGIMAPFAHVMFTACTGVAIGFAARSRNIAAGIGIVIAGWLLAVGLHAFWNGSTYLVEGLGGFFLLYVLVQVPLFAVAIVLVVQLRKAETRATAARLAEYAAAGWYAPDEVRFLSTGAGRRAALRWASTLPGGRRAMRSFIRDSTRLAFTRQRIVTGRGGLAPLADERALLDAVTADRIALASARGVAL
- a CDS encoding FAD-binding oxidoreductase translates to MTDQTLVTDAAGTRESSGVVDDLVAALGDRVSTEAADLERMRGDKSGWLSPGRCEAVVFARSIEDVQSAVRIAARHGVPIVPRGAGTGLAGAATAGPGTVAISVERMDRILEIDYDDEIAVVEPGVINQALSDAVAERGYVFSPDPASKAISSIGGNIATDAGGLLCAKYGVTREAVLGLAVVLADGTLLRTGRRTVKGVTGYDLTALFTGSEGTLGIIVEATVRLRPIAQGLVATIGAFFPSTTAAAAACSAITASGIRPAVMELMDPLSVAAIDAYRGTALGEGGQAFVLVQTDGAGSAEEAEIASRLLVEGGAGRVDVTTDPVEGERLLAIRRSMHPAMETLGHVLIEDVCVPRSRLAEMFDEIARIGAETGLTIPVVAHAGDGNLHPNFVIPVEPGSDPGSVVVPDHVWAAADLLFQAGMRLGGTLTGEHGVGVLKRRWLADELGERSVELQRGIKAVFDPDGLMNPGKVY
- a CDS encoding aspartate ammonia-lyase gives rise to the protein MTPSHRIETDSLGSVEIPAEAYWGVHTARALENFPISRRPISVYPDLVDALVIVKQAAARANRDIGVLDPQKAAWIEEACERIRAGEHHDQFVVGVIQGGAGTSTNMNTNEVVANVALEQHGFAKGSYDVLHPLDDVNRSQSTNDTYPTAVKLALCFSIERLLAEHSKLRDAFSAKGVEFADVLKVGRTQLQDAVPMTLGQEFHGFSTTLGEDAQRLRDILPLLWEINLGATAIGTGITADPNYAATVRQHLRDLTGFQHVTAVDLVEATSDAGVFMSLSGALKRSAIKLSKICNDLRLLSSGPQAGLGEINLPPRQAGSSIMPGKVNPVIPEVVNQVAFSVAGADTTVTMAAEAGQLQLNAFEPVIAHSLLQSLAWMTGACRTLRVNCVDGITANVDRLQSMVASSVGVVTALTPYIGYAAASSLAKSALRSGRSIVDLVVEAGLMSRERVTKLVSPARLSGLEAITAAIPIVDLEEHA